The window CCCGGACCAAGTCGGAGCTGCGAGGGTGGGAAACGTAGTCTTCAATCCGCGCAGGTACTGGAATCTTGTGGTCAACCTTCACGCTGCCGTACAGGGCGCGGAACATCTCGATCAGAGTATTCTTGCATTCGCTGCAACGCCCATCGTGCCTTCGTGCCTCAACCCGTCTGCTTGTCGGTTCTACGTCGCGAGGTTTGTCTGTGACGCCCTGTATGGAGAACCCAAGACGAACGAGGAACTCGTTGACTTCCTTGCCTCCGCTGAAATCAGACGGAGGTAGTTCACTGCCATTGGCGAATCTATTGGCCACAGAGATCAGAAACTTCGGTGGGTAGAGGCGGGTGCCGTACTGTAGATTGTATCTGGTCGAACCTCTTCCAGGAGGCACGCCGTCACGATCAACAACGGCAATAGCCTTGAGAACGTGCTCCTTCGTGATATTGTCCGGTATCATTTTTTCTCCGCCCAATGGATTCTCTGGCAAAAGCAACTCCCTTTGGGTTTGCTTCTCTTTTTTTCAATTCCAGGGTAGTTCATTCAGTCTCTGGCCGGCCACCCTGGGCTGGTGGACGATGCCCCTTTGGGGCATAAACCGATGGCGGCATCATCCCGGCGGACCTGTCTGCCAGACGACAGGTCACCTGTTTGCAACGCATAAAGAGCCTTGATCAAAAGCCTGTTGTGGAAACCTTTAAGCGACATTTGGCCTGGAAGCAATCGACCTTGATCCTGATCGTTTCGCCATTCGTCGAGAGGCGTCACGCTGGTATTGTCTGGAAGCCGAAAGAGCATGTCAGAGGAGAATGGGTTATCGCCGGAGAAAACAGAACCCGGCGATAACGGGCTTTTCTCCGCGTAATTTCAAGTATATGCGCGCCTTTGCCGATACATGGCCCGAGGCTGAATTTGTGCAGGAGGTGCTTGCACAATTGCCTTGGTATCATCACCTCGCCCTGCTCGATAAGCTGAAAACCCCGAATGAACGTCGCTGGTACGCGCAACATGCGATCAATCACAACTGGTCGCGCAATGTGCTGATGATGCAGATCGAGACCAGCCTTCTGGTACGCCAGGGCAAGGCGCAGACCAACTTCGACCAGCGCCTGCCCAAACCGCAATCCGATCTGGCCCGAGAGTCGTTGAAAGACCCGTATCGATTCGACTTTCTCGGACTGACCGACGAGGCCCAGGAGCGGGCCATTGAATCGACTTTGGTGCAACATGTCACGCAATTTCTGCTGGAATTGGGTGCGGGTTTCGCCTTTGTCGGCCGTCAGGTGTTGATTGATGTCGGCGCGATGACGACGTCTTTTTTCTCTAACAGGAATATTAAGCACCTCTCAGAGGCTTAACACAATGACCGAACGTGACTTTGAAAACATTTTGGAGAGATATCCGGAATTGATCGAACCTGGGCTGTCGCTTCAAGGACGTCAACTTCCAATAAATGGTAAATTCATTGACCTGTTGTACATGGATCGACACGGGCAGAAACTCATCGTAGAATTGAAAATTGGAGCTATTCTCAGAAATCATATCGGCCAACTCTTGGACTATGAAGGAGAAATTCTTGCACCTGACGATCCAACGGTGAGAGTCATGATCATAGGCAACCGCGTCCCTACGAATTTGAGACGTTCGTTGGAGCACCACGGATTTGAATGGAAGGAGTTATCCATATCTGAGCTTTACAGATTTCTAATAGATCAAAATGATACCGATTTTCTCCTCTATTTTGCCGATGAAGAAATCCAGCATACATCTTGTGCAACACAAATAAAAAATGAATTTAAAAATATAGTTAAGCCAACAAGCACAATAATGGAAAGAGTATTGACCGTCATGAGTACCAGGTCTTTTGGGGAAACTTTCTCCCGTAAACAGATCATTGACATGGTCCAGGGAGCATATCCTGAGATAAACAGGACGAGCGTTATACCTTCAGACTACTGCTACAACATAATCAACAAAGGAATAAAATTTCAATTTCATATTTTTGAATACATTGATAAAAATAAGTATAAATTTTTAGGTGCTGATTTCGACTACGATGGCCCAATTTATTGGAAAGGAAAGAAGGTAGGCGAATGGAGAGAAGGTGAAAATAAACCACGTTTGTCAGAAATTTTCAATATATAAAATTTTTATTTCAAACATATTTTCTCTTTATATTGTATATTCATTGCATTATCGTGTGTAGTTTTTTTTGTTAATAATTTTTTGTATTTTTCACAGTTGACATGAAATATTTTATTTATAGTAAATGAATTTATATAGCAGGTGTTGTTTATGAAAGTCAATTTTCAAGAAAATATCATCAACAAGTCGCAGGGAAAAAGAACTCCGTCAAGCGTTATAAAGTTTGATGAACTGAAACATTATATCAGAATATTCAAAGAAGTTGTTGATGTTAAGTCGCCAACCGATGCAGTTTCATTATGGGTTAATTCTGGTTTTTCACGTGACTATACTATCGAAGTCCTTTACTCTGTTATTGTTCGTTTTGGCGGTGGGCACAGAAATTGGGGTCGCTTTCA is drawn from Desulfonatronum thioautotrophicum and contains these coding sequences:
- a CDS encoding PDDEXK nuclease domain-containing protein: MGYRRRKQNPAITGFSPRNFKYMRAFADTWPEAEFVQEVLAQLPWYHHLALLDKLKTPNERRWYAQHAINHNWSRNVLMMQIETSLLVRQGKAQTNFDQRLPKPQSDLARESLKDPYRFDFLGLTDEAQERAIESTLVQHVTQFLLELGAGFAFVGRQVLIDVGAMTTSFFSNRNIKHLSEA
- a CDS encoding endonuclease NucS domain-containing protein produces the protein MTERDFENILERYPELIEPGLSLQGRQLPINGKFIDLLYMDRHGQKLIVELKIGAILRNHIGQLLDYEGEILAPDDPTVRVMIIGNRVPTNLRRSLEHHGFEWKELSISELYRFLIDQNDTDFLLYFADEEIQHTSCATQIKNEFKNIVKPTSTIMERVLTVMSTRSFGETFSRKQIIDMVQGAYPEINRTSVIPSDYCYNIINKGIKFQFHIFEYIDKNKYKFLGADFDYDGPIYWKGKKVGEWREGENKPRLSEIFNI